Proteins found in one Miscanthus floridulus cultivar M001 chromosome 4, ASM1932011v1, whole genome shotgun sequence genomic segment:
- the LOC136548960 gene encoding uncharacterized protein — MPGQGIDAILGMNWLWVYEVVLDMKRRSVELRLPSSEERMSLIVPLNQVLLIAAHAEASPGLTSIPVVCEFSDVFPEDLPRLPPDREVEFSIELEPGTACISICPYRMALRELAEMKKQLEELMDKVKNKYPLPRIDTLFDQLAGAKVFSKIDL, encoded by the exons atgcctgggcaaggcattgatgctattcttggaatgaactggttgtgggtgtatgAGGTAGTCTTGGATATgaagaggagaagtgtggagttacgacttccttcttctgaggagaggatgtctcttattgtacccttaAATCAAGTCTTACttattgctgcccatgctgaagcctctcctggtcttacctccattccggtagtatgtgagttctcagatgttttccctgaagatcttcctaggttgccaccggatagagaggtagaattctccattgagctagagcctggtactgcctGTATCTCCATatgcccgtaccgcatggctctaagggaactagcagaaatgaagaagcagctggaagagttgatggacaaag ttaagaacaagtatcctttgccccgtatAGATACTTTATTCGACCAGCTGgccggtgccaaggtgttctcaaagattgatctctga